One part of the Natranaeroarchaeum aerophilus genome encodes these proteins:
- a CDS encoding McrC family protein, with translation MTEFLPIGGLGPQIDETGGTETEPPSEPISLGEHEETDPFPVSQSDAEFLEGMEERFGTAPLDVSFGSDGKVTLSSGSYVGVLTLPSGVRVEVTPKRTVTRLLWALRYAFDTPVDTLDLETDFTSASSFFDAIGILFRAELHSVLSQGLHRDYVSTSSIEKRVKGRIDVQRQLQRPSPVTTDFAVDYEEFTTDNTLNQAVLASIRVLITLVSDDDLRSQLRLQERQLREFVSVEPVQPATVRRIELSRLNDHYTTLLELATLVLEREFFEDIRAGTQRSLALFVNMNTVFERIVERGFRAIAQEQEGLRVDGQASIPNLVDGPHSVSMRPDVLVRTTGGEPILVADAKWKTNHESPSSSDVYQLTSYILSLEVPGVLVYPGGSVKMPPSTVEGYSLHSFAVSTDADTGSYDDYVQDLESSVKRLFDQVVEDSSETYH, from the coding sequence ATGACTGAGTTTCTCCCGATTGGCGGGCTCGGTCCACAGATCGACGAAACTGGCGGCACCGAAACCGAGCCCCCGTCGGAGCCGATCTCTCTCGGGGAACATGAGGAGACCGACCCTTTCCCCGTTTCGCAATCGGATGCCGAGTTTTTAGAGGGTATGGAGGAGCGTTTTGGGACTGCACCACTCGATGTTTCCTTCGGGAGCGACGGGAAGGTAACTCTCTCCAGTGGCTCGTACGTAGGCGTACTTACGCTGCCCAGCGGTGTTCGCGTCGAGGTCACCCCCAAACGGACCGTGACCCGGCTACTGTGGGCGCTTCGGTACGCGTTCGACACGCCGGTCGACACTCTCGATTTGGAGACGGACTTCACAAGTGCCTCGTCATTTTTTGATGCGATTGGAATCCTGTTTCGGGCTGAACTCCACTCGGTGCTCTCACAAGGTCTTCATCGGGATTACGTCTCCACGAGTAGCATCGAAAAACGAGTCAAAGGCCGAATCGACGTACAACGACAGCTTCAGCGCCCTTCTCCTGTTACGACCGACTTCGCCGTCGACTACGAGGAGTTTACCACGGACAATACACTGAACCAGGCGGTATTGGCGTCAATTCGGGTACTCATCACTCTCGTAAGTGATGACGACCTCAGGAGCCAGCTCAGATTACAGGAGCGACAGCTCAGGGAGTTCGTTAGCGTGGAACCGGTACAGCCAGCAACCGTTCGACGTATCGAACTCTCTCGATTGAATGACCACTATACGACATTACTCGAACTGGCGACGCTGGTGTTAGAGCGAGAATTTTTCGAGGATATCCGTGCCGGGACCCAGCGCTCGCTGGCGTTGTTTGTGAATATGAATACCGTCTTCGAGCGGATCGTCGAACGGGGGTTTCGTGCTATCGCACAAGAACAAGAGGGTCTTCGCGTTGACGGCCAGGCCTCGATCCCGAACCTCGTCGACGGTCCCCATTCGGTTTCAATGCGACCGGACGTCCTCGTCCGGACAACCGGTGGGGAACCGATACTCGTTGCCGACGCGAAGTGGAAAACCAACCACGAATCGCCGTCTTCTAGTGACGTGTATCAGCTAACCTCTTACATCCTCTCGCTTGAAGTTCCGGGCGTCCTAGTCTATCCCGGTGGAAGTGTGAAGATGCCTCCCTCAACAGTGGAGGGGTACTCGTTGCACTCCTTCGCAGTGTCGACTGACGCCGACACTGGTTCGTACGATGACTACGTGCAGGATCTCGAATCTAGTGTGAAGCGGTTATTTGATCAGGTTGTGGAGGACAGTTCCGAAACCTATCACTGA